The Calliphora vicina chromosome 3, idCalVici1.1, whole genome shotgun sequence genome contains a region encoding:
- the LOC135955619 gene encoding uncharacterized protein LOC135955619, protein MKEMMRQYFEVESCMVKLNVKPVKPESEIRALNILKSTTKFCDGRYECGLLWKNDTQSLPDSYAQSLRRLCMIEKKFGIDPQFEIKYRTKMQHLFEKGYARRLSPTEEKTTLPKTFFLPHFAVFNPVKDSLVFDAAAKIDGVSLNDFLLPGPDLNQPLTSVLFKFREHPIAVCGDKGNVLAGGNSERRPRIPTPRAVEAIIKHHYVDDYADCFASANEALNMVNDVIKIHNAAGFEMHKLVSNSKEINAYFGNHTVDNINVTSGNIENILGMQWSAVKDEFVFDIKFKRVSADIIENKRTPTKREVLRLIMSVFDPFGFLSNFTITGKIFMQSLWRCGLEWDEEIPEALRDRWKSWTTGLKKVREFSIPRCYFYNLCDQNITLHLFCDASEKAMATVAYWRYDTSDGPNFHSYLVKPTVHLLSSCLSRGWSCKRLTVIKWLKSEHRRYKQFVANRVAEILESSEEKQWRWVPGEMNPADDGTRPSLQYDPDNRWKNGPEFVCRPSELWPSNCKPLDASNDEEELRSTHYAFSTRVVNIIFDVKRFSKYKKFIRHIGRIFRYLNNLKLKYKKLTLMSGDLTVEEEDQAERYIIRSIQQTEFADEYSSLSRNEPISPKSSIITLNPYIDEFDILRCGGRIDNAPFISPFTKRPYILPNDNRVTHLLVQWYHQRQKHINDGTVICEIRLKYWIPSIRVILNKYKCKPCQPIMGPLPKDRLSAFVRPFSYTGLDYFGPVLVSVRRSQEKRWVALFTCLTTRAVHLEVAMNLSSDSCLLCIRNFINRRGVPVLIRSDNGTNFVGITKELGCEENFIDHKKIDADLKPLGIKWKFNTPSDPSAGGCWERLVQSVKKALYATLKEQTVRPETLYSLLVECENIVNCRPLTHLPVTPDEPEPLTPNHFLLGCSNPTQTPGPFNPKYCSLRKQWRNLQNLKNCLWKRWVLEYLPDLTRKTKWCRSTKPLATGSLVLICETDQARSKWRRGRIHKLFVGKDGVARLAEVNTANGLLRRPVSKLDVLDVDNVGELDIMGSIHGGGDVDDADKTV, encoded by the exons ATGAAGGAGATGATGCGTCAATATTTCGAGGTCGAATCGTGTATGGTAAAACTTAATGTCAAACCTGTTAAGCCTGAAAGTGAGATAAGAGccttaaatattttgaagtcgacaacaaaattttgtgatggCCGTTATGAGTGTGGACTTTTATGGAAAAATGATACTCAGTCACTGCCTGATAGTTATGCTCAATCTTTAAGACGTCTTTGTATGATTGAGAAAAAATTTGGTATAGACCcacaatttgaaattaaatatagaaCAAAAATGCAGCATCTTTTTGAAAAAGGATATGCACGACGACTTAGTCCCACAGAGGAGAAAACTACTTTACCCAAAACGTTCTTTTTACCACACTTCGCAGTTTTTAATCCCGTTAAGGATAGTTTGGTATTTGATGCAGCGGCGAAGATTGACGgtgtttctttaaatgattttcTGTTACCAGGTCCAGACCTAAACCAACCATTAACCagtgttttgtttaaatttcgaGAACACCCTATTGCAGTTTGTGGTGACAAAGGAAATGTTCTTGCAGGTGGCAATTCAGAAAGAAGACCAAGAATCCCAAC CCCCAGAGCCGTAGAAGCCATAATTAAACATCACTATGTAGACGATTATGCAGATTGCTTTGCGTCTGCAAATGAAGCTCTGAATATGGTTAACGACGTTATAAAAATACACAATGCAGCAGGGTTTGAAATGCATAAGTTAGTATCCAACTCAAAAGAAATTAACGCGTACTTTGGTAACCATACCGTAGATAATATTAACGTGACATCtggtaacattgaaaatattttgggaatgcAGTGGTCAGCTGTTAAGGatgaatttgtttttgatattaaatttaaacgaGTTTCTGCCgatattattgaaaacaaacGCACACCTACAAAAAGAGAAGTTTTAAGACTTATTATGTCCGTTTTCGATCCATTTGggtttttaagtaattttactATTACGGGAAAAATATTCATGCAGTCGCTATGGAGATGTGGCTTGGAATGGGACGAGGAAATACCAGAGGCTTTACGTGATCGTTGGAAATCTTGGACTACAGGGTTGAAAAAGGTAAGGGAATTTAGCATTCCAagatgttatttttataatttgtgtgACCAAAACATAACTTTACATTTATTTTGTGATGCAAGTGAAAAAGCAATGGCTACAGTGGCGTATTGGAGATACGATACTTCCGATGGACCCAACTTTCATTCGTATCTGGTAAAACCAACTGTGCACCTACTAAGTTCATGTCTATCCCGAGGCTGGAGTTGCAAGCGGCT TACGGTCATAAAATGGCTAAAGTCTGAACACCGCCGCTACAAACAGTTTGTCGCTAATAGAGTAGCTGAAATTTTGGAATCATCAGAAGAAAAGCAGTGGCGTTGGGTGCCTGGTGAAATGAATCCAGCTGATGACGGCACTCGGCCGAGTTTACAGTATGACCCTGATAACCGATGGAAAAATGGTCCTGAATTTGTATGTCGACCCTCTGAATTGTGGCCCTCCAATTGTAAACCGCTAGATGCTTCTAATGATGAGGAAGAACTTCGTAGCACCCATTATGCATTTTCCACACGTGTCGTAAATATTATATTCGATGTGAAACGTTTctcaaaatacaaaaagtttatAAGACACATTGGACGGATTTTTCGTTATCTAAacaatttaaagttaaaatataaaaaactaactTTAATGAGTGGTGACTTAACAGTTGAGGAAGAAGATCAAGCTGAACGTTATATAATTCGGTCAATACAACAAACAGAATTTGCCGACGAGTATTCTTCTCTGTCAAGAAATGAACCCATATCGCCAAAAAGTTCCATAATAACGCTCAATCCTTATATCGACGAATTTGACATTCTTAGATGTGGTGGAAGAATAGACAATGCTCCATTTATATCACCCTTTACGAAAAGGCCGTACATTCTTCCAAACGACAATCGAGTAACACATCTATTAGTTCAGTGGTATCACCAACGACAAAAACACATCAACGATGGCACTGTGATATGTGAAATACGTCTGAAATATTGGATTCCGTCTATACgagttattttaaataaatataaatgcaaACCATGCCAACCCATTATGGGTCCCCTACCTAAAGATCGTTTAAGTGCCTTTGTTCGACCATTCTCTTATACGGGATTGGATTACTTTGGTCCAGTGTTAGTTTCTGTCCGCCGTAGCCAAGAGAAGCGGTGGGTAGCGTTATTTACGTGTTTAACAACCCGTGCCGTCCACTTAGAGGTGGCAATGAACTTGTCGAGTGATTCGTGCCTACTTTGTAtcagaaattttataaatcggCGGGGAGTACCTGTTTTAATTAGAAGTGACAATGGCACTAATTTTGTTGGTATCACGAAAGAGCTTGGATGTGAAGAAAATTTCATCGATCACAAAAAAATAGACGCTGATTTAAAACCCCTTGGCATTAAATGGAAGTTCAACACCCCCTCTGACCCTAGTGCTGGTGGTTGTTGGGAACGACTTGTGCAGTCCGTGAAAAAGGCCctatatgccactttaaaagaACAAACTGTACGCCCAGAAACGCTATACAGCCTATTAGTTGAATGTGAAAACATAGTGAACTGTAGACCACTAACACATTTGCCAGTCACACCAGATGAACCAGAACCGTTGACTCCGAATCACTTTTTATTGGGATGTTCCAATCCAACGCAGACTCCGGGACCCTTTAATCCAAAATATTGCTCCTTAAGAAAACAGTGgagaaatttgcaaaatttaaaaaattgtttgtggaAACGTTGGGTGTTGGAGTATCTTCCCGATTTAACACGTAAAACAAAATGGTGTCGATCTACAAAGCCCTTAGCAACGGGATCGTTGGTCCTTATTTGTGAAACCGATCAAGCCAGGTCAAAATGGAGAAGAGGACGCATCCACAAATTATTTGTTGGTAAAGATGGGGTAGCAAGACTTGCCGAAGTAAATACTGCCAATGGACTGTTGCGCCGTCCCGTTTCAAAACTGGACGTATTAGACGTGGATAATGTTGGTGAATTAGACATTATGGGGTCCATTCACGGGGGCGGGGATGTTGATGACGCCGATAAAACGGTTTAA